In a genomic window of Musa acuminata AAA Group cultivar baxijiao unplaced genomic scaffold, Cavendish_Baxijiao_AAA HiC_scaffold_42, whole genome shotgun sequence:
- the LOC135653872 gene encoding coatomer subunit epsilon-1 yields the protein MAAATTPDLLFGLRNSFYLGAYQAAINSSDIPNLPADDALERDVLVHRSYIALGSYQLVVSEIDSSAPTALQAVKLLALYLSGDKESAISSLQEWLSDAAISNNPVLRLIAGIIYMHEQDYNEALKHTNSGGTMELHALNVQIFIKMHRSDYAEKQLKIMQQIDEDHTLTQLANAWLDLAVGGSKIQEAYLIFQDFSEKYQMTGMILNGKAVCCMHMGRFDEAESLLLEALNKDAKDAETLANLAVCSLHLGKPSSRYLNQLKLSHPDHVLVARMASAEDNFDRALQSIA from the exons ATGGCGGCGGCGACCACCCCCGACCTTCTCTTCGGCCTCCGCAACAGTTTCTACTTGGGCGCCTATCAGGCCGCCATCAACAGCAGCGACATCCCCAACCTCCCCGCCGACGACGCCCTCGAGCGCGATGTCCTCGTCCACCGCTCCTACATCGCCCTTGGCTCCTACCAG CTCGTCGTCAGTGAGATCGATTCGTCGGCTCCTACTGCCCTCCAGGCCGTCAAATTGCTCGCCCTATACCTCTCCGGCGACAAG GAATCTGCTATTTCAAGTCTCCAAGAGTGGTTAAGTGATGCTGCAATAAGCAACAATCCCGTTCTTCGACTGATTGCTGGGATCATATACATGCATGAACAAGACTACAATGAGGCACTTAAGCATACTAATTCTGGGGGAACTATGGAACT GCATGCTTTGAATGTTCAGATATTCATTAAGATGCACAGATCAGACTATGCTGAGAAACAGCTTAAGATCATGCAACAGATTGATGAGGACCACACACTTACGCAACTTGCAAATGCATGGTTGGATCTGGCAGTG GGCGGTTCCAAGATACAGGAAGCATATCTTATTTTCCAAGACTTCTCTGAAAAGTATCAGATGACTGGAATGATTTTGAATGGCAAGGCCGTCTGTTGTATGCACATGGGTCGCTTTGATGAGGCTGAGTCCTTGTTGCTTGAAGCACTGAACAAA GATGCAAAGGATGCAGAAACTCTGGCCAACCTTGCTGTGTGCAGTCTTCACCTAGGCAAACCATCATCACGATATCTCAA TCAGTTGAAGTTGTCACATCCAGACCATGTTCTCGTTGCTCGTATGGCATCCGCCGAAGATAATTTTGATAGAGCTCTTCAATCCATTGCATGA